GCGAACGACATCGCCACCCAGAACCGTCTGCCGGTCATCTCGCTCGTCGAGTCCGGCGGTGCCGATCTGCCGACGCAGAAGGAAGTCTTCATACCTGGCGGTCGCATGTTCCGTGATCTCACACAACTGTCCGCTGCGGGAATCCCCACCATCGCCCTCGTTTTCGGTAACTCCACCGCGGGTGGTGCGTACATTCCCGGCCTCTCTGACCACGTGGTCATGATCAAGGAACAGTCCAAGGTATTCCTGGCCGGACCGCCCCTGGTCAAGATGGCTACCGGCGAGGACTCCGACGACGAGTCACTCGGGGGTGCCGAAATGCACGCCCGAAAGTCCGGTCTCGCAGATTATTTCGCCGTCGACGAGCAGGATGCCATCCGCATCGGTCGCAGTATCGTCGAGCGTTTGAATTGGAAGAAGAAGGGTCCTGAGCCGCGCACAGACGTCATCGAGCCCCTGGTGGATCCCGAGGAACTCCTCGGCATAGTTCCCACGGACCTGAAAATTCCGTTCGACCCGCGCGAGGTCATCGCTCGCATCGTCGACGGCTCCGACTTCGACGAGTTCAAGCCGATGTACGGATCTTCACTCGTCACCGGCTGGGCCGAACTACACGGCTACCCGATCGGCATTCTCGCCAACGCACGAGGCGTCCTGTTCAGCGAGGAATCGCAGAAGGCGACGCAGTTCATTCAACTCGCCAATCGTTCGAACACGGCACTTCTCTTCCTGCACAACACCACCGGTTATATGGTCGGCAAGGAGTACGAGGAAGGCGGCATGATCAAGCATGGTTCGATGATGATCAACGCCGTCTCCAATTCCACCGTCCCGCACATCTCCATCCTGCTGGGCGCGTCCTACGGCGCGGGCCACTACGGCATGTGTGGGCGAGCCTTCGACCCACGCTTTCTGTTCGCCTGGCCGTCGAGCAAGTCCGCGGTCATGGGTGGTGCCCAACTCGCGGGTGTCATCTCCATCGTCGGACGCGCTGCTGCCGAAGGGCGCGGCCAGGTGTTCGACGAAGCAGCAGACGCCGGCATGCGCGCGATGATCGAGAAGCAGATCGACGCGGAGTCGCTGCCGCTGTTCCTCTCCGGACGCCTGTACGACGACGGAGTGATCGACCCCCGTGACACCCGTACGGTAGTGGGAATGTGCCTCTCGGCCATCGCCTCTGCCCCTATCGAAGGCACCGCAAACTTCGGTGTCTTCCGGATGTGACGCACATGACTGTCAACTCGATCCTGGTCGCCAACCGCGGCGAAATTGCACGACGCGTCTTCGCCACCTGCCGCAGCGAGGGCATCGACACGGTCGCCGTCTTCTCCGACGCCGACGCAGATTCGCCGCACGCGCGGGAAGCCGACACCGCGGTACGTCTGCCGGGAAATTCCTCGGCCGAGACGTACCTGCGCGGCGAACTCGTCATCGCTGCTGCAGTGCAGGCTGGTGCCGACGCAATCCACCCCGGTTACGGATTCCTCTCGGAGAATGCGGAATTCGCGCGGCAGGTGCAGGACGCCGGTTTGATCTGGATAGGACCGCCTGCCGAGGCCATCGAACTGATGGGCAGCAAAGTCGAGTCCAAGAAGATGATGGCCGACGCCGGGGTACCGGTGCTGACGCAGCTCGATCCCGCGACGATAGGCGAGGACGAGCTTCCGGTTCTCGTCAAGGCATCTGCGGGTGGGGGTGGACGAGGCATGCGGATCGTGCGTGAACTCGCCGCGCTGCCTGCAGAAATCGAAGCGGCACAGCGGGAAGCGCTGTCGGCATTCGGTGACTCGACGGTGTTCTGTGAGCGATACATCGAAACCGGTCGCCATATCGAGGTACAGGTCATGGCCGACCGTCAGGGCAACGTGTGGACCGTCGGCGAGCGAGAGTGCTCGCTGCAGCGGCGGCACCAGAAGGTCGTAGAGGAGGCGCCGTCGCCCCTCGTCGAGCGGGTTCCGGGTATGCGCAAGCGACTCTTCGACGCGGCCCGGTTGGCCACCGAGGCCATTCGGTACGAGGGAGCCGGAACCGTCGAATTCCTGGCGGACGAAAGTGGGAACTTCTTCTTCCTCGAGATGAACACCCGCCTGCAGGTGGAGCACCCGGTTACCGAATGTACGACGGGATTGGATCTGGTTGCGTTGCAGATCCATGTTGCCGGAGGCGGTTCGTTGCCCGCAGATCAGCCTGTCGCCGCGGGTCATTCGATCGAAGTTCGGCTCTATGCGGAGGACCCGTCGCAGGGTTGGCAACCACAGAGTGGCCCGGTTCACCGGTTCGAGATTCCTGGTGCACACTTCACTGTCCTCGAGAAGGCAGGTATCAGGGTCGATTCGGGTATCGAGAGTGGCACTGTCGTCGGCGTTCATTACGATCCGATGCTGGCCAAGGTCATCTCCTATGCACCCACCCGTGAGCAGGCCTCGAAGCTGCTGGCGAAAGCGTTGCAGAATGCGCAGATTCACGGATTGAAGACCAACCGTGACCTCCTGGTCAATGTCCTGCGTCATCCGGCTTTCGTGGCGGGAGACACCGACACGGCGTTTTTCGACACCCATGGCCTCGATACACTCGCTCGTCCGGTAGGAGGCACCCACGCAGTGCAGCTGTCGGCACTTGCTGCTGCGCTTGCCGATGCCGCCGCCAATCGCAGTACGGCACGTGTCGGACAGGGGCTGCCGAGCGGGTGGCGCAACCTGCCCTCCCAGCCGCAGCGGAAATTCTATCGAACCGACGCGTCGTTGGGTGAGGTCGAGTCCGGTGATATTTCCGTCGAATACACGCTCGGCCGGTACGGGCTCGCGACAAGCCTGGACGGCGTCGGGTTGGTGTCCACTTCGCCTACGCAAGTAGTGCTCGACGAGAACGGTATTCGTCGGTTCTTCGACGTTGCACGATACGGCGACGATATCTTCGTCGACTCTTCCCTCGGGCCCGTTCGGTTGGTCAGGGCGCCGCGCTTCACCGACCCGAGCGAGGAAGTGGCGGCGGGATCATTGCTTGCTCCGATGCCGGGCAACGTCGTTCGCGTCGGCGCGGCCGCAGGTGACACGGTGACGGCCGGTCAGCCGATTCTGTGGCTCGAAGCGATGAAGATGGAACACACGGTTACCGCTCCAGCAGCGGGTGTACTCACCGAGCTGAATGTCGAAGTGGGACAGCAGGTAGAAGTCGGCGCTTTACTCGCCGTGGTCACCGAAGCCGAAGTCACCGAAGCAGTAGTCACCGAAGCAGTAGTCACCGAAGAAGTAGTGAACGAAGGGGAGAACACATGAGCTTCATCGAAACCGAGGAACAGAAGGCGCTGCGTACGGCAGTCTCTTCTCTCGGCAAGCGCTTCAACTACATCGACTACGTGCTCCCCAAAGCGCGGCGCGGTGAACCGCTGACCGAATTGTGGAACGAAGCAGGCAAGCTCGGATTCCTGGGGGTGAATCTTCCCGAGGAGTACGGCGGTGGCGGAGCAGGCATCTACGAACTCGCGCTCGTGCAGGAAGAACTCTCTGCCCATGGTGCAGGTCTGCTCCTGGTGGTGGTGAGCCCAGCGATCTGCGGCACCATCATCGGTAAGTACGGCACCGAGGACCAGAAGCAGACATGGTTGACCGCGCTTGCCGACGGGTCGAAAATCATGGCCTTCGGGATCACCGAGCCCGACGCCGGTTCGAACTCGCATCAGATCACGACCACGGCCAGAAGAGATGGCGACGACTGGATCGTCAACGGCAGCAAGATCTACATCTCCGGGGTCGATCAGGCCGACGCCGTGCTCATTGTCGCGAGAACCGAAGACAGTAAGAGCGGCAAGCTGAAGCCGGCTTTGTTCGTTGTGCCGACGGACACCGAGGGCTTCCAGAAAACTCGGATGCAAATGGACATCATCGAGCCGGATCATCAGTTCACGTTGTTCCTCGATGATGTCCGGTTGCCGGCCGATGCCCTCGTCGGTGAAGCCGATGCCGCGCTCATGCAACTGTTCGCCGGGCTCAATCCCGAACGCATCCTCGGTGCGGCGATGGCGGTCGGCATGGGCCGCTACGCGATCGACAAAGCGGTCAAATATGCAAACGAACGCACCGTGTGGAAGACGCCGATCGGAGCACACCAGGGCATTGCGCATCCTCTCGCTCAGGTCAAGATAGAGCTCGAACTGGCCAAGCTGATGATGCAGAAGGCCGCAGTTCTGTATGACAGTGGTGATGACTTCGGCGCTGCGGAGGCCGCGAACATGGCCAAATACGCTGCAGCAGAGGCGAGCATCAAGGCGCTCGATCAGGCCATTCAGACCCATGGTGGCGCGGGCCTGACCGAGGAGTACGGACTGGCTTCGATGCTCGGTCAGGCCCGCATCGGTCGCGTGGCGCCGGTCAGCCGGGAGATGATTCTGAACTTCGTATCCCAACATTCGCTGGGCTTGCCGAGGTCGTACTGATGGCAGTACAGGTTCACACCGAAGATGCAGTCACCACGCTGACGCTGGACACGCCACATAATCGAAACGCGTTGTCCACCGTTCTGGTGGACGAACTCACCGCCGGACTTGTCGATGCCGGCAAGGACACCGGTATCCGTGCAGTCGTACTCGCGCACACGGGCAATACTTTCTGTGCCGGAGCCGACATGTCCGAGGCGGGCGGTTCGGTCGAGGGTAGAACTGCCCAGATGCTCGGACTACTACGTTTGATCCTCGAGACACCCAAGCCGGTCATCGGGAAGATCGACGGCCATGTGCGCGCGGGAGGAATGGGACTCGTCGGTGCCTGTGACATCGTCGTGGCCGGGCCTGGCAGTACGTTTGCGCTGACCGAGGCGCGGCTCGGGCTAGCGCCGTCCGTCATCTCGCTCACTGTCCTTCCTCGACTCGGTTCGCGAGCGGCGAGCCGATACTTTCTGACCGGTGAGAAGTTCGGGGCCCCCGAAGCCGAGGCCATCGGGTTGATCAGTGCAGCCGGCTCGGATCCGGAGTCGATGATCGAGGAACTGGTGGCATCGATTTCTCAGGCGTCACCGCAAGGGTTGGCGGAGTCGAAATGGTTGACCACCTCCTCGATGCTTGCCGAATTCGATCGCCGCGGCGAGGAGCTCGCCGCACATTCGGCGAGGCTGTTCGAATCGGAGGAGGCGCGAGAAGGGATGATGTCCTTTCTACAGAAGCGTCCACCGAGTTGGGCGATACCGAACACAGGGGAGAAGTAGGGAAGATGGCGTCGCCGCGTGAACCCAAACAGGACCGTAGTAGGGCCACGCGGTTGCGGCTGCTCGAGGCAACCATCGACTCTCTCGCCGAGCAGGGCTGGGGCGCCACGACGGTGAGCGTCGTGGCAGAACGAGCAGGGGTGTCACGCGGTGCTACGCAGCATCACTTCCCGACGCGCGAAGACCTGATCACTGCTGCCCTCGAGTACATGTTCGATACCCGCATGGAGCACGCCGGACGCGAAGCGGTGGCACTGCCCGTCGGTCCGGCCAGAACCGAGGCGGTGGTGGATCGGCTAGTGAACTACTACACCGGGCCACTGTTCAAAGCAGCGCTGCAGGTGTGGACCGCGGCCGCGGCGGATCCGGAGATGCGCGCCAGGGTCTTGCCACTGGAGGACAAGTTCGGTCGCGTCGCACATCGCACTGCCGTCGCTCATCTCGGTGCCGATGATCGCGATCCGCAGACCCACCGGTTGGTACAGGCGACGCTGGACCTGGCCCGGGGGTTGGGGTTGGCAGATGTGCTCAGCGACGACTCGCGAAGACGAGCGGAGATCGTTCGGGCCTGGTCAGGCGTGCTCGACGCGTCCCTTCGGATTCGTCAGGACGACGCCGTTACCGCCCTGCACAAGGGTTAATTCTTCCGACGGACATTCAGTAGAGTCCTGGGCATGCGGGGGAGAGTGGCCATTGGCCTGGCGGTGTGCGGCATGCTGCTGGGCGGCTGCGGAACCGGTGACGACGCTGCGCCGTCGAGCCAGGATTCGGCCGAAGCCTCCGCCGCTGACCCTGGACCGTTCTTCGGCCAGTGCGGTTCTGTCGCGGACGAGGAAGTGCGGGGAGCGTTCGCGGTAACGGCATTCACGATGATCACTCGCAACTCGGTGGGATGCGAGTGGGAGGTCGCCGGTTTCTCCGGGCCGTCGGTCAGCTTCTCCTGGTATCGGGGCAGCCCCATCGACCGTGAGCGCTCCGGATCGGAACTGATCGGCAGGCCGGCCGAGGGCATCGAGATCGACGGACACCCTGGATTCTCCGCCGACGCGGGCGGCTATCTGTGCGAAGTCGGCGTGCAATTCGGCAAGGACTTCATACATTGGTCCGTCTCGTACGGGGACCTGCGACCGTCGGCGGATCCGTGCGGTGTCGCCGAACAACTCGCGACCTTGACCGTGGAGAGGGCCCAGTGAAAAAAGCGTCGATTCTGGCAGCGGCTCTCCTTCTCGCAGGCTGCGGCACAACCGTGCAGGGGACTCCGCGGGCGGCAGGTTTCGACGGTTCGGGAGGTGGAGACCTGCCCAACCTGTTGACCGAATGCGATTGGGTACTCGACGACCAGATCGCGGCAACCGTTGGCGGCGACGCCATCGCGCGTGGATTCTTCGGAGCAATCTGCCGCTGGGACGTCAGTGGCCCCAATGGCATCGTGAAGGTCACGTCCAACTGGTTCGAGAACGGATCGTTGGCCACCGAACGTGAAACCAACGAGAAGATGATGTACAGCGTTACCGACATTTCGGTGAAGGGACGCAACGCAATTCGCAGTCAGCCGCCCAATGATCCCGACTCGTGCGGTGTCAGCGCAGGCGGGCCCGACGCAGGCATCGTGGGGTGGTGGGTCCAGTACCTGCCAGGGTCGGGCCATCCGGACCCTTGTGCGGCGGCGGCCGAGTTGATGGAACTGACTCTCGACCTGAGTCAGTAGATGTCCAAGCCCAGCCGGTAGCACAGCGGGGGTCGTTTTGACCCGAGGCAACGCCGCCGGGTATCGTAAAGCGTCGTGTCCGGCATGCCCGGGCCGTCTGTGTGCCTATGCGAGGTACAGCCGTGCTCATGTTCGGATTCGAGCAAGCGATACGGCTGCCGTGTGGGGGTATGCGACACACCCGACCGCGGGGTGCAAGAGACCCGCGGAGGTAGTAAGGGTGAGGAGCAGTGTTCTCTTGCTCCAACTGCTAGATCCCTGAGTCTCGATCAAGATGAGACTCGTAACACGAAGAAAGCCGGTTCATGCCAACTATCAACCAGCTGGTCCGTAAGGGTCGCACCGATAAGGTGCGGAAGCTCAAGACCGCTGCCCTCAAGGGAAGCCCACAGCGTCGTGGCGTGTGCACTCGCGTGTACACCACCACTCCGAAGAAGCCGAACTCCGCTCTCCGTAAGGTCGCGCGCGTGCGCTTGACCAGTGCGGTCGAGGTCACTGCCTACATCCCCGGTGAAGGCCACAACCTGCAGGAGCACTCCATGGTGCTCGTTCGCGGTGGTCGTGTGAAGGACCTCCCGGGTGTGCGCTACAAGATCATCCGCGGCTCGCTCGATACCCAGGGCGTCAAGAACCGCAAGCAGGCTCGTAGCCGCTACGGCGCCAAGAAGGAGAAGAGCTAATGCCACGCAAGGGCCCAGCACCCAAGCGGCCGCTGATCAACGACCCGGTTTACGGCTCCCCGTTGGTCACGCAGCTCGTCAACAAGATCCTCATCGACGGCAAGAAGTCGACCGCTGAGCGCATCGTCTACCAGGCACTCGAGCAGGCGCGCGAGAAGACTGGCACCGACCCCGTCGTCACGCTCAAGCGTGCACTCGACAACGTCAAGCCGGCCCTTGAGGTTCGCAGCCGTCGCGTCGGTGGCGCCACCTACCAGGTGCCCGTCGAGGTTCGCCCCGGCCGTTCCACCACGTTGGCTTTGCGCTGGCTGGTCACCTTCTCGCGTGCTCGTCGTGAGAAGACAATGGTCGAGCGTCTTGCCAACGAGTTGCTCGACGCCAGCAACGGCCTCGGTGCCGCTGTGAAGCGTCGCGAGGACACGCACAAGATGGCAGAAGCCAACAAGGCGTTCGCGCATTACCGCTGGTGATGCTTGTCGGGAGGGCGCGGAGCTTCACAGTCCGCGCACTTCACCGGCGCTTTACCTAGTACCTGGCCCCGTGCGAGAAATGCAGCGCTGGACCAGCCCCACCTCTTCGACTTATAAGACGGGATGAATTCCGTGGCACAGGAAGTGCTGACCGACCTTAACAAGGTCCGCAACATCGGCATCATGGCCCACATCGATGCCGGTAAAACCACTACCACCGAGCGCATCCTGTTCTACACCGGGGTGAACTACAAGATCGGTGAGACGCACGACGGTGCGTCGACGACAGACTGGATGGAGCAGGAGCAGGAGCGTGGCATCACGATCACGTCCGCTGCTGTCACGTGCTTCTGGAACAAAAACCAGATCAACATCATCGATACGCCCGGCCACGTCGACTTCACGGTCGAGGTCGAGCGTTCACTCCGCGTGTTGGATGGCGCCGTAGCCGTTTTCGACGGCAAAGAGGGCGTCGAGCCTCAGTCGGAGCAGGTGTGGCGTCAGGCAGACAAGTACGACGTTCCGCGTATCTGCTTCGTCAACAAGATGGACAAGCTCGGTGCAGATTTCTACTACACCGTGCAGACCATCAAGGATCGGCTCGGTGCCACGCCTTTGGTCATCCAGCTGCCGATCGGTTCAGAGAGTGAGTTCGAAGGCGTCGTCGACCTCGTAGAAATGCGGGCACTGGTCTGGAGTGGCGAGACCAAGCTCGGCGAGGAGTACGAGGTTCGCGAGATCCCCGCTGACCTCAAAGAGCGCGCAGACGAGTACCGCACGTTGCTGCTCGAGACCGTAGCCGAGTCCGACGAGGCGCTTCTGGAGAAGCACTTCGGCGGCGAAGAGCTGACAGTCGAAGAGATCAAGGGCGCCATCCGCAAGATGACGGTCAACAGCGAGCTGTATCCGATTCTGTGTGGATCCGCGTTTAAGAACAAGGGCGTTCAGCCCATGCTCGACGCGGTCATCGACTACCTGCCGTCACCGCTGGACGTCGAGTCCATCACCGGCCAGGCAGTCGGCGACGAAGAAAAGTTGCTCACTCGCAAGCCTGCAGCCGACGAGCCGTTCGCGGCTCTCGCATTCAAGATTGCGACGCACCCGTTCTTCGGCAAGCTGACCTACATCCGGGTTTACTCCGGTCACGTCGAATCCGGAGCTCAGGTCGTCAACTCGACCAAGGGCAAGAAGGAGCGTCTGGGCAAGATCTTCCAGATGCACTCCAACAAGGAAAACCCGGTGCCTTCTGCCAGCGTCGGTCACATCTACGCCGTGATCGGTCTGAAAGATACGACGACGGGTGACACCCTCTGCGATCCGCAGAACCAGATCATTCTCGAATCCATGAGCTTCCCGGATCCGGTCATCCAGGTCTCGATCGAGCCCAAGACCAAGTCCGACCAGGAACGTCTGGGAATGGCTATCCAGAAGCTCGCCGAAGAGGATCCGACCTTCTCCGTCAAGCTGGACGAGGACACCGGTCAGACCGTTATCGGCGGAATGGGCGAGCTGCATCTCGATATCCTCGTCGACCGCATGAAGCGCGAATTCAAGGTCGAGGCCAATGTGGGTAAGCCCCAGGTCGCGTACCGCGAGACCATCCGCAAGACGGTCGAGAAGCACGATTACACCCACAAGAAGCAGACCGGTGGCTCCGGCCAGTTCGCGAAGGTCGTCATCAAGCTCGAGCCTTTCGAAGGCGAAGACGGCGCGACGTACGAGTTCGAGAACAAGGTCAGTGGTGGGCGTGTGCCGAAGGAGTACATCGGTTCGGTCGACGCCGGAGCGCAGGACGCCATGCAGTACGGCGTTCTTGCCGGGTACCCCCTGGTCAACGTCAAGCTCACGCTCCTCGACGGTGCGTACCACGACGTCGACTCGTCGGAAATGGCCTTCAAGGTCGCCGGCTCACAAGCGTTCAAGGAAGCCGCTCGCAAGGCCGGCCCCGTCATTCTCGAGCCCGTCATGGCCGTAGAGGTCATCACGCCCGAGGATTACATGGGTGAGGTCATCGGCGACTTGAACTCCCGCCGTGGTCAGATTCAGGCCATGGAGGAACGCAGCGGTGCCCGTATCGTCAAGGCACAGGTTCCGCTGTCGGAGATGTTCGGCTACATCGGAGACCTTCGGTCGAAGACTCAGGGCCGCGCTAACTACTCCATGGTGTTCGATTCCTACGCTGAAGTTCCTGTGAACGTCGCGAAGGAAATCATCGCGAAGGCAATGGGAGAATAATTTCTTTCCAGCTGGGCACGCTGTATCTGTTCCACCGCACGACCCCTGCAGTTCACAAGAGCTGTACGAGACAACCGCACTGCTGCATTAACGCAAGCACCAATCAGTCCAGGAGGACATAGTGGCGAAGGCGAAGTTCGAGCGGACGAAGCCGCACGTCAACATCGGAACCATCGGTCACGTTGACCACGGCAAAACGACGCTGACGGCAGCAATCACCAAGGTTCTGCACGACAAGTACCCGGACCTCAACGAGGCCTCGGCCTTCGATGAGATCGACAAGGCTCCGGAGGAGAAGGCTCGTGGTATCACGATCAACATCTCCCACGTCGAGTACCAGACCGAAAAGCGCCACTACGCACACGTAGACGCGCCCGGCCACGCCGACTACATCAAGAACATGATCACCGGTGCTGCGCAGATGGACGGCGCAATCCTGGTGGTAGCGGCAACCGACGGCCCGATGCCGCAGACGCGTGAGCATGTGCTCCTCGCCAAGCAGGTCGGCGTTCCGTACATCCTCGTCGCACTGAACAAGTCCGACATGGTCGACGACGAAGAGATCATCGAGCTCGTCGAGATGGAGGTCCGCGAGCTTCTCGCTGCGCAGGACTTCGACGAGGATGCACCGGTTATCAAGGTGTCCGCACTCAAGGCACTCGAGGGTGACCCCAAGTGGGCCGAGAGCGTTCTCGAGCTCATGCAGGCCGTCGACGATTCCGTCCCGGACCCGGT
This region of Rhodococcus sp. PAMC28707 genomic DNA includes:
- a CDS encoding carboxyl transferase domain-containing protein, whose protein sequence is MSVLKSTLDTASAQYVEATEAMNTKLAEIDAEHTKALLGGGEKYIERHRKRGKLLARERIELLVDEDSAFLELCPLAAWGSDFPVGASTVVGIGVVCGVECLIVANDPTVRGGASNPWTLKKGFRANDIATQNRLPVISLVESGGADLPTQKEVFIPGGRMFRDLTQLSAAGIPTIALVFGNSTAGGAYIPGLSDHVVMIKEQSKVFLAGPPLVKMATGEDSDDESLGGAEMHARKSGLADYFAVDEQDAIRIGRSIVERLNWKKKGPEPRTDVIEPLVDPEELLGIVPTDLKIPFDPREVIARIVDGSDFDEFKPMYGSSLVTGWAELHGYPIGILANARGVLFSEESQKATQFIQLANRSNTALLFLHNTTGYMVGKEYEEGGMIKHGSMMINAVSNSTVPHISILLGASYGAGHYGMCGRAFDPRFLFAWPSSKSAVMGGAQLAGVISIVGRAAAEGRGQVFDEAADAGMRAMIEKQIDAESLPLFLSGRLYDDGVIDPRDTRTVVGMCLSAIASAPIEGTANFGVFRM
- a CDS encoding biotin carboxylase N-terminal domain-containing protein; its protein translation is MTVNSILVANRGEIARRVFATCRSEGIDTVAVFSDADADSPHAREADTAVRLPGNSSAETYLRGELVIAAAVQAGADAIHPGYGFLSENAEFARQVQDAGLIWIGPPAEAIELMGSKVESKKMMADAGVPVLTQLDPATIGEDELPVLVKASAGGGGRGMRIVRELAALPAEIEAAQREALSAFGDSTVFCERYIETGRHIEVQVMADRQGNVWTVGERECSLQRRHQKVVEEAPSPLVERVPGMRKRLFDAARLATEAIRYEGAGTVEFLADESGNFFFLEMNTRLQVEHPVTECTTGLDLVALQIHVAGGGSLPADQPVAAGHSIEVRLYAEDPSQGWQPQSGPVHRFEIPGAHFTVLEKAGIRVDSGIESGTVVGVHYDPMLAKVISYAPTREQASKLLAKALQNAQIHGLKTNRDLLVNVLRHPAFVAGDTDTAFFDTHGLDTLARPVGGTHAVQLSALAAALADAAANRSTARVGQGLPSGWRNLPSQPQRKFYRTDASLGEVESGDISVEYTLGRYGLATSLDGVGLVSTSPTQVVLDENGIRRFFDVARYGDDIFVDSSLGPVRLVRAPRFTDPSEEVAAGSLLAPMPGNVVRVGAAAGDTVTAGQPILWLEAMKMEHTVTAPAAGVLTELNVEVGQQVEVGALLAVVTEAEVTEAVVTEAVVTEEVVNEGENT
- a CDS encoding acyl-CoA dehydrogenase family protein, with the translated sequence MSFIETEEQKALRTAVSSLGKRFNYIDYVLPKARRGEPLTELWNEAGKLGFLGVNLPEEYGGGGAGIYELALVQEELSAHGAGLLLVVVSPAICGTIIGKYGTEDQKQTWLTALADGSKIMAFGITEPDAGSNSHQITTTARRDGDDWIVNGSKIYISGVDQADAVLIVARTEDSKSGKLKPALFVVPTDTEGFQKTRMQMDIIEPDHQFTLFLDDVRLPADALVGEADAALMQLFAGLNPERILGAAMAVGMGRYAIDKAVKYANERTVWKTPIGAHQGIAHPLAQVKIELELAKLMMQKAAVLYDSGDDFGAAEAANMAKYAAAEASIKALDQAIQTHGGAGLTEEYGLASMLGQARIGRVAPVSREMILNFVSQHSLGLPRSY
- a CDS encoding enoyl-CoA hydratase family protein — its product is MAVQVHTEDAVTTLTLDTPHNRNALSTVLVDELTAGLVDAGKDTGIRAVVLAHTGNTFCAGADMSEAGGSVEGRTAQMLGLLRLILETPKPVIGKIDGHVRAGGMGLVGACDIVVAGPGSTFALTEARLGLAPSVISLTVLPRLGSRAASRYFLTGEKFGAPEAEAIGLISAAGSDPESMIEELVASISQASPQGLAESKWLTTSSMLAEFDRRGEELAAHSARLFESEEAREGMMSFLQKRPPSWAIPNTGEK
- a CDS encoding TetR/AcrR family transcriptional regulator produces the protein MASPREPKQDRSRATRLRLLEATIDSLAEQGWGATTVSVVAERAGVSRGATQHHFPTREDLITAALEYMFDTRMEHAGREAVALPVGPARTEAVVDRLVNYYTGPLFKAALQVWTAAAADPEMRARVLPLEDKFGRVAHRTAVAHLGADDRDPQTHRLVQATLDLARGLGLADVLSDDSRRRAEIVRAWSGVLDASLRIRQDDAVTALHKG
- a CDS encoding DUF3558 domain-containing protein, yielding MRGRVAIGLAVCGMLLGGCGTGDDAAPSSQDSAEASAADPGPFFGQCGSVADEEVRGAFAVTAFTMITRNSVGCEWEVAGFSGPSVSFSWYRGSPIDRERSGSELIGRPAEGIEIDGHPGFSADAGGYLCEVGVQFGKDFIHWSVSYGDLRPSADPCGVAEQLATLTVERAQ
- a CDS encoding DUF3558 domain-containing protein, whose protein sequence is MKKASILAAALLLAGCGTTVQGTPRAAGFDGSGGGDLPNLLTECDWVLDDQIAATVGGDAIARGFFGAICRWDVSGPNGIVKVTSNWFENGSLATERETNEKMMYSVTDISVKGRNAIRSQPPNDPDSCGVSAGGPDAGIVGWWVQYLPGSGHPDPCAAAAELMELTLDLSQ
- the rpsL gene encoding 30S ribosomal protein S12; its protein translation is MPTINQLVRKGRTDKVRKLKTAALKGSPQRRGVCTRVYTTTPKKPNSALRKVARVRLTSAVEVTAYIPGEGHNLQEHSMVLVRGGRVKDLPGVRYKIIRGSLDTQGVKNRKQARSRYGAKKEKS
- the rpsG gene encoding 30S ribosomal protein S7 translates to MPRKGPAPKRPLINDPVYGSPLVTQLVNKILIDGKKSTAERIVYQALEQAREKTGTDPVVTLKRALDNVKPALEVRSRRVGGATYQVPVEVRPGRSTTLALRWLVTFSRARREKTMVERLANELLDASNGLGAAVKRREDTHKMAEANKAFAHYRW
- the fusA gene encoding elongation factor G, whose amino-acid sequence is MAQEVLTDLNKVRNIGIMAHIDAGKTTTTERILFYTGVNYKIGETHDGASTTDWMEQEQERGITITSAAVTCFWNKNQINIIDTPGHVDFTVEVERSLRVLDGAVAVFDGKEGVEPQSEQVWRQADKYDVPRICFVNKMDKLGADFYYTVQTIKDRLGATPLVIQLPIGSESEFEGVVDLVEMRALVWSGETKLGEEYEVREIPADLKERADEYRTLLLETVAESDEALLEKHFGGEELTVEEIKGAIRKMTVNSELYPILCGSAFKNKGVQPMLDAVIDYLPSPLDVESITGQAVGDEEKLLTRKPAADEPFAALAFKIATHPFFGKLTYIRVYSGHVESGAQVVNSTKGKKERLGKIFQMHSNKENPVPSASVGHIYAVIGLKDTTTGDTLCDPQNQIILESMSFPDPVIQVSIEPKTKSDQERLGMAIQKLAEEDPTFSVKLDEDTGQTVIGGMGELHLDILVDRMKREFKVEANVGKPQVAYRETIRKTVEKHDYTHKKQTGGSGQFAKVVIKLEPFEGEDGATYEFENKVSGGRVPKEYIGSVDAGAQDAMQYGVLAGYPLVNVKLTLLDGAYHDVDSSEMAFKVAGSQAFKEAARKAGPVILEPVMAVEVITPEDYMGEVIGDLNSRRGQIQAMEERSGARIVKAQVPLSEMFGYIGDLRSKTQGRANYSMVFDSYAEVPVNVAKEIIAKAMGE
- the tuf gene encoding elongation factor Tu codes for the protein MAKAKFERTKPHVNIGTIGHVDHGKTTLTAAITKVLHDKYPDLNEASAFDEIDKAPEEKARGITINISHVEYQTEKRHYAHVDAPGHADYIKNMITGAAQMDGAILVVAATDGPMPQTREHVLLAKQVGVPYILVALNKSDMVDDEEIIELVEMEVRELLAAQDFDEDAPVIKVSALKALEGDPKWAESVLELMQAVDDSVPDPVRETDKPFLMPVEDVFTITGRGTVVTGRIERGSVNVNEEVEIVGIRPGSTKTTVTGIEMFRKLLDSGQAGDNVGLLVRGIKREDVERGQVVIKPGTTTPHTEFEGNAYILSKDEGGRHTPFFNNYRPQFYFRTTDVTGVVTLPEGTEMVMPGDNTEMTVVLIQPVAMDEGLRFAIREGGRTVGAGRVTKIIK